In Mustelus asterias chromosome 16, sMusAst1.hap1.1, whole genome shotgun sequence, one DNA window encodes the following:
- the bnip1b gene encoding vesicle transport protein SEC20, whose translation MAAAQDVHVRICAQEIIKYDLEIKALVQDIRDSPGPLSLLTELNAKVKEMFQQLRLRIQNLEQMAKEQDKESDKQTLLAEVENHRKQMLSNQTAWRKANLACKLAIDNYEKDELLQSGDSSIRQRKMTKEGLVQTASSITESLMSISRMMSQQVQQSDESVQTLATSSRTVQETNEEFKNMTGTIQLGRKLITKYNRRELTDKLLIFLALALFLATVVYILKKRLFPFL comes from the exons ATGGCGGCGGCTCAGGATGTTCATGTCAGGATCTGCGCTCAGGAGATCATCAAATATGACCTGGAAATCAAGGCGCTGGTACAG GATATCAGAGACAGTCCTGGACCTTTGAGTTTACTCACTGAACTAAATGCTAAAGTAAAAGAAATGTTTCAGCAGCTCCGACTTCGAATACAG AATCTAGAACAGATGGCAAAAGAACAAGACAAGGAATCTGATAAACAAACACTGCTGGCCGAAGTGGAGAATCATCGTAAGCAGATGCTAAG CAACCAAACAGCTTGGCGAAAAGCAAACCTGGCCTGCAAGCTTGCCATCGACAATTATGAAAAAGATGAATTGCTACAAAGTGGAGATTCTTCAATTCGACAACG AAAGATGACAAAGGAAGGCTTGGTACAGACTGCAAGCAGCATTACAGAGAGTTTGATGAGTATCAGTAGGATGATGTCACAACAGGTGCAGCAGAGTgacgagtcggtgcagacactag CAACATCTTCAAGGACTGTTCAGGAGACGAATGAAGAGTTTAAAAACATGACTGGCACCATTCAGCTGGGGCGCAAACTGATCACAAAGTACAATCGCAGAGAGTTGACTGACAAGCTACTTATTTTCCTTGCATTGGCTCTATTTTTGGCAACTGTGGTATATATTTTAAAGAAACGCCTGTTTCCTTTTTTATAA